In Streptomyces sp. NBC_01717, one DNA window encodes the following:
- a CDS encoding DUF6221 family protein, whose translation MTDNSEMVAFVRARLAEEEQVARAAGSQSWRCPAETPGEVHDRTGAIAFSLRTHGYDDHIALQDPARTLRRVETSRVLLDEYEEVAALDTDRPHHDFASGRAVGLGFVVRQMAAEDAGHPDYQAKWLPRFTQ comes from the coding sequence ATGACTGACAACTCCGAGATGGTGGCCTTCGTCCGGGCGCGCCTGGCCGAGGAGGAACAGGTTGCGCGAGCGGCCGGCAGCCAGAGTTGGCGGTGCCCGGCCGAGACGCCGGGGGAGGTCCATGACCGGACCGGCGCCATCGCGTTCAGCCTGCGGACCCATGGTTACGACGATCACATCGCCCTGCAGGACCCCGCGCGCACGCTCCGCCGCGTCGAGACGAGCAGGGTCCTGCTGGACGAGTACGAAGAGGTCGCCGCCCTGGACACCGACCGCCCCCACCACGACTTCGCCTCCGGCCGCGCGGTCGGACTGGGCTTCGTGGTACGGCAGATGGCCGCGGAGGACGCCGGGCACCCCGATTACCAGGCGAAGTGGCTGCCGCGGTTCACCCAGTGA
- a CDS encoding DUF4232 domain-containing protein — protein MRLRRPPTFAFTVPAAAAAAVLLAATSASAAVVTPHSAGLSRLGTCQEKALGVKAAPGGPENVVHISVTNHGRSSCVVDRIPTITFAGLDGSAQTVPPAESGPYTLARGGRAYAALRTADPASTEGHFVGTLSVSADPSHYGVTFGAAVVGMPQGIHVWEPITTLWHGSAAAATSALADALG, from the coding sequence ATGCGTCTCCGCCGCCCTCCGACCTTCGCGTTCACCGTCCCGGCCGCGGCAGCGGCCGCCGTGTTGCTGGCCGCCACCAGCGCTTCGGCCGCGGTCGTCACCCCGCACTCGGCGGGGCTCAGCCGGCTCGGCACATGTCAGGAGAAGGCCCTCGGTGTGAAGGCGGCGCCCGGTGGCCCGGAGAACGTGGTGCACATCAGCGTCACCAACCACGGCCGTTCCAGTTGTGTCGTGGACAGGATTCCGACGATCACTTTCGCCGGGCTCGACGGCTCCGCCCAGACCGTGCCGCCCGCCGAGAGCGGCCCGTACACCCTCGCGCGCGGCGGACGGGCGTACGCCGCCCTCCGCACCGCGGACCCGGCGAGTACCGAGGGACATTTCGTCGGCACCCTGAGCGTGTCGGCCGATCCCTCGCACTACGGGGTCACCTTCGGCGCGGCCGTCGTGGGCATGCCGCAGGGGATCCACGTGTGGGAGCCGATCACCACGCTCTGGCACGGGTCGGCGGCGGCCGCCACCTCGGCGCTGGCGGACGCCCTGGGGTGA
- the yicI gene encoding alpha-xylosidase has protein sequence MKFTDGFWLMREGVRACYATEIRDLRVDADQFTAYAAVKQVHQRGDTLNTPLITVDCFSPAEGIIGVRTTHHAGKVNHGPDFEFPGLDTATAAASTRRDGPVTELTSGPLTLRMDGDGPWGMTFLDAEGRRLTAVDSKGTAFAATPDGAHHMIAQLALDVGENVYGLGERFTPYVKNGQTVDIWQADGGTSSDQAYKNIPFYLSSRGYGVFVNHPGKVSFEIGSESVGQVQFSVEDQSLEYYIVAGPTPKDILARYTALTGRPALPPAWSFGLWLTTSFCTSYDEETVTSFVDGMAERDIPLSVFHFDCFWMREYQWSDFQWDPDVFPDPAGMLTRLKERGLRISMWINPYIAQKSPLFAEGAEHGYLVRRPGGDIWQWDLWQPGMALVDFTNPAAREWYEAKLRVLLDQGVDCFKTDFGERVPTDVVWHDGSDPERMHNYYAQIYNRTVFELLEKERGHGEAVLFARSATAGGQQFPVHWGGDCFASFTAMAESLRGGLSLSLSGFGFWSHDIGGFEGTPDPAVFKRWLAFGLLSSHSRLHGNVSYRVPWAFGDEAVHVARKFTLLKHRLMPYLYGVAAEAHRTGIPMMRPMLLEFPADPTTRMLDRQYMLGPDLLVAPVFTEDGQVEYYVPEGTWTHLLTGETVTGPAWRHETHGFDSLPLLVRPGAVLPWGADDQRPDGDWLDGLTLRAFGPAPSTTDTVVTLVDLTGTAAAAFRVVRDSASGSTRVTAEGTDRPYRVIVEEAGATGQGAGTVVVAAV, from the coding sequence ATGAAGTTCACCGACGGCTTCTGGCTCATGCGAGAGGGCGTCCGCGCCTGCTACGCGACCGAGATCCGCGACCTGCGGGTCGACGCCGACCAGTTCACCGCCTACGCCGCGGTCAAGCAGGTACACCAGCGCGGCGACACCCTCAACACCCCACTCATCACCGTCGATTGCTTCTCCCCGGCCGAAGGGATCATCGGCGTACGCACCACCCATCACGCCGGCAAGGTCAACCACGGACCGGACTTCGAGTTCCCCGGACTCGACACCGCCACGGCCGCCGCAAGCACCCGTCGGGACGGCCCGGTCACCGAACTGACCAGCGGCCCGCTGACGTTGCGCATGGACGGCGACGGACCGTGGGGCATGACCTTCCTCGACGCAGAGGGCCGCCGCCTGACGGCAGTGGACAGCAAGGGCACCGCCTTCGCCGCCACCCCCGACGGCGCACACCACATGATCGCCCAACTCGCCCTGGACGTCGGCGAGAACGTCTACGGACTCGGCGAGCGCTTCACTCCGTACGTCAAGAACGGCCAGACCGTCGACATCTGGCAGGCGGACGGCGGCACCAGCAGCGACCAGGCCTACAAGAACATCCCGTTCTACCTCTCCTCGCGCGGCTACGGCGTCTTCGTCAACCACCCCGGCAAGGTGTCCTTCGAGATCGGCTCGGAGTCGGTCGGCCAGGTGCAGTTCAGCGTCGAGGACCAGTCACTGGAGTACTACATCGTCGCCGGGCCGACGCCGAAGGACATCCTCGCCCGCTATACCGCCCTCACCGGCCGGCCGGCGCTGCCCCCGGCCTGGTCGTTCGGCCTCTGGCTGACCACCTCGTTCTGCACCTCGTACGACGAGGAGACCGTCACCTCGTTCGTCGACGGCATGGCGGAGCGGGACATCCCGCTGTCCGTCTTCCACTTCGACTGCTTCTGGATGCGCGAATACCAGTGGTCGGACTTCCAGTGGGACCCGGACGTCTTCCCCGACCCGGCCGGCATGCTGACCAGGCTCAAGGAACGCGGACTGCGCATCAGCATGTGGATCAACCCGTACATCGCCCAGAAGTCACCGCTCTTCGCGGAGGGCGCCGAGCACGGCTATCTGGTGCGCCGTCCCGGCGGCGACATCTGGCAGTGGGACCTGTGGCAGCCCGGCATGGCACTCGTCGACTTCACCAATCCGGCCGCCCGCGAGTGGTACGAAGCCAAGCTGCGGGTCCTTCTCGACCAGGGCGTCGACTGCTTCAAGACGGACTTCGGCGAGCGGGTGCCGACAGATGTCGTCTGGCACGACGGCTCCGACCCGGAGCGGATGCACAACTACTACGCGCAGATCTACAACCGCACCGTCTTCGAACTCCTGGAGAAGGAGCGCGGCCACGGTGAAGCGGTGCTCTTCGCCCGGTCGGCGACAGCGGGCGGCCAGCAGTTCCCGGTCCACTGGGGCGGCGACTGCTTCGCCTCGTTCACCGCGATGGCGGAGTCGCTGCGCGGTGGTCTGTCGCTGTCGCTGTCCGGCTTCGGCTTCTGGAGCCATGACATCGGCGGCTTCGAGGGCACCCCCGACCCCGCGGTGTTCAAGCGGTGGCTCGCCTTCGGCCTGCTCTCCTCGCACAGCCGGCTGCACGGCAATGTGTCGTACCGCGTGCCGTGGGCGTTCGGCGACGAGGCCGTGCACGTTGCCCGGAAGTTCACCCTTCTCAAGCACCGCCTCATGCCGTACCTGTACGGGGTGGCAGCCGAGGCCCACCGCACGGGCATCCCGATGATGCGGCCGATGCTGCTGGAGTTCCCCGCCGACCCGACCACCCGCATGCTGGACCGCCAGTACATGCTCGGGCCGGACCTGCTGGTGGCCCCCGTCTTCACGGAGGACGGCCAGGTCGAGTACTACGTCCCCGAAGGCACCTGGACCCACCTCCTGACCGGCGAAACGGTCACCGGACCGGCCTGGCGCCACGAGACGCACGGTTTCGACAGCCTTCCGCTCCTGGTCCGCCCCGGCGCGGTACTCCCGTGGGGCGCGGACGACCAGCGCCCGGACGGCGACTGGCTGGACGGCCTGACGCTGCGGGCTTTCGGCCCGGCGCCCTCGACGACCGACACGGTTGTCACGTTGGTGGACCTGACGGGCACCGCTGCGGCGGCCTTCCGGGTCGTACGGGACAGCGCCTCAGGCTCGACACGGGTCACGGCCGAGGGGACGGACCGTCCGTACCGCGTGATCGTGGAGGAGGCCGGGGCGACGGGGCAGGGAGCGGGGACGGTGGTGGTGGCGGCGGTCTGA
- a CDS encoding glycoside hydrolase family 3 C-terminal domain-containing protein, with protein sequence MTEQPQPFRDPQLPFARRIDDLLQRLTLDERIAMLHQFAPAVDRLGIGAFRTGQEGLHGVAWMGPATVFPQAVGLGATWNDDLVRRVGEAVGNEVRAKRAKDDRVGLNVWAPTVNLLRHPLWGRGEEGYAEDAALTSAIAVAYTRGLRGDHPHYWRTAPVLKHWLAHNNETDRDTSSSSVRPRVLHEYDLRAFRDAVRAGAVAGVMPAYNLVNGRPNHVSPLLSQQLRRWTEQSLVVCSDAGAPSNLVDSEHYFDTHEEATAAALKAGVDSFTDHGQDSTVMTGRIRRALEQGLLDETDIDTAVRRLLELRYSLGEFDPGLDPYADTTAFDTAEHRALAQEAAEQAVVLLKNDGLLPLDPGAPGTIAVVGLLADACKLDWYSGTLIHRSTPLDGVRIRFGADRVTFAEGADLIRLKCAAGWLQIPDANAGTGTGQGAEGALDPALLAGRTDLPPLTCGDTPSELALVDWGNGVLTLRDPDGRYLSVAEDGYVRASADEPGGWIVQETFRWEKVEGHAGGHRLVHIGTGGYVSVAADGVKVAGVDEKSSGHAGTGAGPAATVFEIEVVERGEDAVARAAAGADTVIVVVGNDPHINGRETEDRTTLDLPAHQERLWRAAQAANPRTVLAVTSAYPYALTEAAAVLPALLWTAHGGQAAGTALARILSGDVSPAGRLPQTWYTSDAELPGLLDYDIIGSRQTYLYYEGTPLYPFGHGLSYSAFTYSGLTAELDGDRLRVSVTVTNSGVVAADEVAQLYVRAPAPSVVRPLRQLVGHRRLHLAPGAGQRIEFAVPVTELGHWDVAHSRWTVEPGAYEVRAGASAADIRLTAVVTVDGEPSGPRPVLHHGLEAADYDEQHGTEIVDRTKTDGDAVTATAPENELLFHSCDFAAGTRTVEVSAAGEGSVEITVDGRTTTVDIPATDGPYDYRGHETPLTASGVRDVQVALRGAVRLARIAFTGATE encoded by the coding sequence GTGACGGAACAACCGCAGCCCTTCCGCGACCCGCAACTGCCCTTCGCCCGGCGCATCGACGATCTGCTTCAGCGGCTCACCCTCGACGAGCGGATCGCGATGCTGCACCAGTTCGCACCCGCGGTCGACCGGCTCGGGATCGGTGCCTTCCGGACCGGCCAGGAGGGACTGCACGGCGTGGCCTGGATGGGTCCCGCGACCGTCTTCCCGCAGGCCGTCGGCCTGGGCGCCACCTGGAACGACGACCTCGTGCGCCGGGTCGGCGAGGCGGTCGGCAACGAGGTCCGCGCCAAGCGGGCCAAGGACGACCGGGTCGGGCTCAACGTCTGGGCCCCGACCGTGAATCTGCTGCGCCATCCGCTGTGGGGGCGCGGCGAGGAGGGGTACGCGGAGGACGCCGCCCTGACCTCCGCGATCGCCGTCGCATACACCCGCGGACTGCGCGGCGACCACCCGCACTACTGGCGCACCGCCCCGGTGCTCAAGCACTGGCTCGCCCACAACAACGAGACCGACCGGGACACCTCCTCCTCGTCGGTCCGCCCGAGGGTGCTGCACGAGTACGACCTCCGGGCGTTCCGCGACGCCGTGCGTGCGGGCGCGGTCGCAGGGGTCATGCCCGCCTACAACCTGGTCAACGGGCGGCCCAACCATGTCTCGCCGCTCCTGTCCCAACAACTGCGACGCTGGACCGAGCAGTCGCTCGTGGTCTGCTCCGACGCCGGGGCGCCGTCCAACCTGGTCGACTCCGAGCACTACTTCGACACCCACGAAGAGGCCACGGCCGCAGCGCTGAAGGCCGGAGTCGACAGCTTCACCGACCACGGCCAGGACTCCACCGTGATGACCGGCCGCATCCGCCGCGCACTGGAGCAGGGCCTCCTCGACGAGACCGACATCGACACCGCCGTCCGCCGCCTGCTCGAACTGCGCTACTCGCTGGGGGAGTTCGACCCCGGCCTCGACCCGTACGCGGACACCACCGCCTTCGACACGGCCGAACACCGGGCGCTCGCCCAGGAGGCCGCCGAACAGGCCGTGGTCCTGCTGAAGAACGACGGTCTGCTGCCGCTCGACCCCGGGGCGCCCGGGACGATCGCGGTCGTCGGCCTGCTCGCCGACGCCTGCAAGCTCGACTGGTACAGCGGCACGCTGATCCACCGGTCCACCCCGCTCGACGGAGTGCGGATCCGGTTCGGCGCGGACCGGGTGACCTTCGCGGAGGGCGCCGACCTGATCCGCCTGAAGTGCGCGGCGGGCTGGCTGCAGATCCCCGATGCCAACGCCGGCACCGGCACCGGCCAGGGCGCGGAAGGCGCCCTCGACCCGGCGCTCCTCGCCGGCCGCACCGACCTTCCGCCGCTGACGTGCGGCGACACCCCGTCCGAGCTGGCGCTCGTCGACTGGGGCAACGGTGTGCTCACCCTGCGGGACCCCGACGGCCGATATCTGTCGGTCGCCGAGGACGGTTATGTACGCGCGTCCGCGGACGAACCCGGCGGCTGGATCGTCCAGGAGACATTCCGCTGGGAGAAGGTGGAAGGTCACGCCGGGGGGCACCGCCTTGTGCACATCGGAACGGGTGGGTACGTCTCGGTTGCCGCCGACGGCGTAAAGGTTGCCGGGGTGGACGAAAAAAGTTCCGGACACGCCGGGACGGGCGCCGGGCCGGCCGCCACCGTCTTCGAGATCGAGGTCGTCGAGCGCGGCGAGGACGCCGTCGCCCGCGCGGCCGCAGGCGCCGACACCGTGATCGTCGTCGTCGGAAACGACCCGCACATCAACGGCCGCGAGACCGAGGACCGCACCACCCTCGACCTGCCCGCCCACCAGGAACGCCTCTGGCGCGCCGCGCAGGCCGCGAACCCGCGCACCGTGCTGGCGGTCACCTCCGCCTACCCGTACGCACTCACCGAGGCCGCGGCCGTGCTCCCCGCCCTGCTCTGGACCGCGCACGGCGGCCAGGCGGCCGGGACCGCGCTCGCCCGGATCCTGTCCGGCGACGTCTCCCCGGCCGGCCGGCTCCCGCAGACCTGGTACACCTCCGACGCGGAGCTGCCCGGCCTGCTCGACTACGACATCATCGGCTCACGGCAGACGTACCTCTACTACGAGGGCACGCCGCTCTACCCGTTCGGCCACGGACTGTCGTACAGCGCGTTCACCTACTCCGGGCTGACGGCCGAGCTCGACGGCGACCGGCTGCGCGTGTCGGTGACCGTCACCAACTCCGGCGTCGTCGCCGCCGACGAGGTCGCCCAGCTCTACGTACGAGCGCCGGCACCCTCCGTCGTCCGGCCCCTGCGTCAGCTCGTCGGCCACCGGCGCCTGCACCTCGCGCCCGGTGCCGGGCAGCGCATCGAGTTCGCCGTCCCGGTGACCGAACTCGGCCACTGGGACGTGGCGCACAGCCGCTGGACCGTCGAACCCGGGGCGTACGAAGTCCGGGCCGGAGCCTCCGCCGCGGACATCAGGCTCACCGCCGTCGTCACGGTCGACGGCGAACCGTCCGGCCCCCGCCCCGTCCTGCACCACGGACTCGAAGCGGCCGACTACGACGAGCAGCACGGCACCGAGATCGTCGACCGCACGAAGACGGACGGCGACGCCGTCACCGCCACCGCCCCCGAGAACGAACTCCTCTTCCACAGCTGCGACTTCGCGGCCGGAACCCGCACCGTCGAGGTATCCGCCGCGGGGGAGGGCTCCGTGGAGATCACGGTCGACGGCCGCACGACAACCGTCGACATCCCCGCCACCGACGGCCCCTACGACTACCGCGGCCACGAGACACCGCTGACCGCCTCCGGCGTGCGGGACGTACAGGTCGCGCTGCGGGGCGCGGTCCGTCTGGCCCGAATCGCTTTCACGGGAGCAACCGAGTGA
- a CDS encoding extracellular solute-binding protein translates to MTPNSSPASTAPSRRSFLASSAVAAVAVAGGVPLLAACGGGSGSGSKEGTTTGKALKKVLPNYVPSNLVQPDVAGVNGSSPGFTELPDPLATSVKSAPGKGSAFRIMTPLWGTVPKKNNPYYTAVNKAVGATLNFDPQDGNTYQDKIGAVLAGSDIPDVVTIPGWNMQGQIRNAITAKFADLSPYLAGDAIKKYPNLANIPTGAWQYSVFGGKLRGLPMPQPILGNAIFYRKDLIGSGAVPGSAADLLAFGKEYTDAKKKVWAFDDLWTCIQKIFGLLPDAPHYWKLENGKLVHKIETQEYREALAFARKLHDGGYVHPDAEAGKDADSKIRFTGGRVLMYNDGTGGWKGMVTEQAAANPKFDMQALDFFNQDGGKPVLWQDDPAGIFTFLSKTLPKAKIEEFLGIADFAAAPYGTKEFMLTNYGVQDTHYTIKDGVPTFTPQGIQEAQPSTFLFLASPPHTIAFPDEPQLVKDYAGWMARQAPNVKKPLFFGMQIVEPQRYASLYTPFDDLQKDIRRGRKKVSDVDAAVTTWKNSGGDKLRDWYQDILDKNGSGN, encoded by the coding sequence ATGACGCCGAATTCCTCCCCCGCCTCCACCGCCCCGAGCCGACGGAGCTTCCTCGCTTCGAGCGCTGTCGCCGCGGTCGCCGTGGCCGGCGGGGTGCCGCTGCTCGCCGCCTGCGGCGGCGGCTCCGGTTCCGGGAGCAAGGAAGGTACGACGACGGGCAAGGCGCTCAAGAAGGTCCTGCCGAACTACGTCCCGTCGAACCTGGTCCAGCCCGACGTGGCGGGCGTCAACGGTTCGAGCCCCGGTTTCACCGAGCTGCCCGACCCGCTGGCCACCTCGGTGAAGTCCGCACCGGGCAAGGGTTCCGCGTTCCGCATCATGACTCCGCTGTGGGGCACCGTCCCGAAGAAGAACAACCCGTACTACACGGCCGTGAACAAGGCGGTCGGCGCGACGCTGAACTTCGACCCGCAGGACGGCAACACGTACCAGGACAAGATCGGCGCGGTCCTCGCCGGCTCCGACATCCCGGACGTCGTGACCATCCCCGGCTGGAACATGCAGGGCCAGATCCGCAACGCGATCACCGCCAAGTTCGCCGACCTGAGCCCGTACCTGGCCGGTGACGCGATCAAGAAGTACCCGAACCTGGCGAACATCCCGACCGGCGCCTGGCAGTACTCCGTCTTCGGCGGCAAGCTCCGCGGTCTGCCCATGCCGCAGCCGATCCTCGGCAACGCGATCTTCTACCGCAAGGACCTGATCGGCTCCGGCGCCGTCCCGGGCAGCGCCGCCGACCTGCTGGCCTTCGGCAAGGAGTACACGGACGCGAAGAAGAAGGTCTGGGCCTTCGACGACCTGTGGACCTGCATCCAGAAGATCTTCGGGCTGCTGCCCGACGCCCCGCACTACTGGAAGCTGGAGAACGGCAAGCTCGTCCACAAGATCGAGACGCAGGAGTACCGCGAGGCGCTCGCCTTCGCCCGCAAGCTCCACGACGGCGGTTACGTCCACCCGGACGCCGAGGCCGGCAAGGACGCCGACTCCAAGATCCGCTTCACCGGCGGACGTGTCCTGATGTACAACGACGGCACCGGCGGCTGGAAGGGCATGGTCACCGAACAGGCCGCCGCCAACCCGAAGTTCGACATGCAGGCGCTGGACTTCTTCAACCAGGACGGCGGAAAGCCGGTCCTGTGGCAGGACGACCCGGCCGGCATCTTCACCTTCCTCAGCAAGACGCTGCCGAAGGCGAAGATCGAGGAGTTCCTCGGCATCGCCGACTTCGCCGCGGCGCCGTACGGCACCAAGGAGTTCATGCTCACCAACTACGGCGTGCAGGACACCCACTACACGATCAAGGACGGGGTGCCGACCTTCACCCCACAGGGCATCCAGGAGGCCCAGCCCTCCACCTTCCTGTTCCTCGCCTCGCCTCCGCACACCATCGCCTTCCCGGACGAGCCGCAGCTGGTGAAGGACTACGCGGGATGGATGGCCCGGCAGGCCCCGAACGTCAAGAAGCCGCTCTTCTTCGGCATGCAGATCGTCGAACCGCAGCGGTACGCCTCCCTGTACACGCCCTTCGACGACCTGCAGAAGGACATCCGGCGCGGCCGCAAGAAGGTCAGCGACGTCGACGCCGCGGTCACCACGTGGAAGAACAGCGGCGGCGACAAGCTGCGCGATTGGTACCAGGACATTCTCGACAAGAACGGCTCCGGCAACTGA
- a CDS encoding ABC transporter permease produces MKPRATVATETDRAADRATGPIGDDGSGDSRSGDGSSAAGGRESSRKPRAAGRTPPAAGGITWRLRLRRDRTLVLMTLPAIALLLIFNYIPLLGNIVAFQDYDVYDLGITGSPFVGFDNFTRIFEDYRFWQVLINTLVIFLTQLLLFFPIPIAIALLLNTIMSARVRAWVQAVVYLPHFFSWVLVVTVFQQMFGGAGLVAQWMREHGHEGFDLMTNASFFKFLVTAQAVWKDAGWGVIVFLAALAAVNTDLYEAAAVDGAGRWRRMWHVTLPALRPVIALLLVLRVGSALNLDFEQILLQRDQVGPGASEILDTYIWWTGIKTGDFGYAAAAGIFKGLFSVAMVLGANKVAHMLGEQGVYSKK; encoded by the coding sequence GTGAAGCCACGGGCCACGGTTGCGACCGAGACGGACCGAGCGGCCGACCGGGCGACGGGCCCGATCGGCGACGACGGGAGCGGGGACAGCAGGAGCGGGGACGGCAGCAGCGCCGCAGGCGGCAGGGAGAGCAGCAGGAAGCCCCGAGCCGCGGGCAGGACTCCACCGGCGGCAGGCGGCATCACCTGGCGCCTGCGCCTGCGTCGGGACCGCACGCTGGTCCTGATGACGCTGCCCGCCATCGCTCTGCTGCTGATCTTCAACTACATACCGCTGCTCGGAAACATCGTGGCCTTCCAGGACTACGACGTGTACGACCTGGGCATCACCGGCAGCCCCTTCGTCGGCTTCGACAACTTCACCCGGATCTTCGAGGACTACCGCTTCTGGCAAGTCCTCATCAACACGCTGGTCATCTTCCTGACCCAGCTGCTCCTCTTCTTCCCCATCCCGATCGCGATCGCCCTGCTGCTCAACACGATCATGAGCGCGCGGGTACGGGCCTGGGTGCAGGCCGTCGTCTATCTGCCGCACTTCTTCTCCTGGGTGCTCGTCGTCACCGTCTTCCAGCAGATGTTCGGCGGGGCCGGCCTGGTCGCGCAGTGGATGCGCGAACACGGCCACGAGGGCTTCGACCTGATGACCAATGCGAGCTTCTTCAAGTTCCTGGTCACCGCACAGGCCGTGTGGAAGGACGCCGGGTGGGGCGTGATCGTCTTCCTCGCCGCGCTCGCCGCCGTCAACACCGATCTGTACGAGGCGGCGGCCGTCGACGGTGCGGGGCGCTGGCGCCGCATGTGGCACGTCACACTGCCCGCGCTGCGTCCGGTCATCGCCCTGCTGCTCGTCCTCCGGGTCGGCAGTGCGCTCAACCTCGACTTCGAGCAGATCCTGCTCCAGCGCGACCAGGTCGGTCCGGGCGCTTCCGAAATCCTCGACACCTACATCTGGTGGACGGGCATCAAGACCGGTGACTTCGGCTACGCGGCCGCCGCCGGAATCTTCAAGGGACTGTTCAGCGTCGCCATGGTGCTGGGTGCGAACAAGGTCGCTCACATGCTGGGCGAGCAGGGGGTGTACTCCAAGAAATGA
- a CDS encoding carbohydrate ABC transporter permease — protein MTTLLETDKDNGRTEQPSTAPEETPLQRALRIEPRPVWEEEPTKAGLAFKGFGLVAICAVVLVPLWVVVVTSLSDTKTINNAGGLVVWPRTVTFVAYKELLGGGAVTRAAMVSVGLTLVGTAFSMVISVLCAYGLSRRDSFAHSKLLMTLMATMFFGAGLIPTYLLVTGIGLGNSYWSMILPSAISVFNILVLRGFFMDTAPELIDAARIDGAGEWRILLQIVMPLSRAVIAVISLFYAVGYWSQWFNAMLYIQDSDKYPLQMILRQLVLQHQVPPGAMGAAVSSGAINSLAVQMAVMVLALIPVAVLSPFVQKHFQKGMLTGAVKG, from the coding sequence ATGACGACTCTCCTGGAAACGGACAAGGACAACGGCCGGACGGAGCAGCCCTCCACGGCACCCGAGGAGACACCGCTCCAGCGCGCACTGAGGATCGAGCCGCGCCCCGTGTGGGAGGAGGAGCCCACCAAGGCAGGCCTCGCCTTCAAGGGCTTCGGTCTCGTCGCGATCTGCGCGGTCGTGCTCGTGCCTCTGTGGGTGGTGGTCGTCACCAGCCTCTCCGACACGAAGACGATCAACAATGCGGGAGGTCTGGTCGTCTGGCCGAGGACCGTCACCTTCGTCGCGTACAAGGAGCTGCTCGGCGGCGGGGCCGTCACTCGGGCCGCCATGGTGAGCGTCGGCCTGACCCTCGTCGGTACGGCGTTCAGCATGGTGATCTCGGTGCTCTGCGCGTACGGGCTGAGCCGGCGGGACTCCTTCGCGCACAGCAAACTGCTGATGACGCTGATGGCGACGATGTTCTTCGGCGCCGGGCTCATCCCCACCTATCTGCTGGTCACCGGCATCGGACTGGGCAACAGCTACTGGTCGATGATCCTGCCCAGCGCGATCAGCGTCTTCAACATCCTGGTGCTGCGCGGCTTCTTCATGGACACCGCGCCCGAACTGATCGACGCGGCCCGGATCGACGGCGCGGGCGAGTGGCGGATCCTGCTGCAGATCGTCATGCCACTGTCCCGAGCGGTGATCGCCGTGATCTCGCTGTTCTACGCGGTCGGCTACTGGAGCCAGTGGTTCAACGCGATGCTCTACATCCAGGACAGTGACAAGTACCCGCTCCAGATGATCCTGCGCCAGCTCGTCCTCCAGCACCAGGTCCCGCCGGGCGCCATGGGCGCGGCGGTCAGCAGCGGGGCGATCAACAGTCTCGCCGTGCAGATGGCGGTCATGGTGCTGGCGCTGATCCCGGTCGCGGTGCTGTCGCCGTTCGTCCAGAAGCACTTCCAGAAGGGCATGCTCACCGGCGCCGTGAAGGGCTGA